tttgtaaaaatggtagtagacgacagataaaggtggtagacagaaattccgtctaccgaatggtgtaaaaaggcaatttttttttaaaaagtgtattttgtttgaagccttaaaaaaatGTATTTTAATCAATTTCCCCAAATATAAATGTGATGGTAATTTGGTAATTTTGCTATTACGAAGAATTTTACTTCTATACTAGAACTATTTTGTTATTATGTGAAATTTTACCGGGTGATccctttattaaaaaaaaaaaaaaaaaaaaagtatatttttttttctagCATTCTACTTACTGAATGGGCCAATTTGGATAAACCAAATATGGAATTTCAACTTTTATACTCGACCTTTTGGGCCTTTCTTTTGACCCACTTTCAAAAAATTAGGTGggtggtataataataataataataataataataataataataataataataataataataataataataatacggtaataataataggaataaaaataaaaataacaattataataataataataataataataataataataataataataactgtggtggtggtaataataataataataataataataataataataataataataataataataataataataataataataataataaaaataataataattgtagtagtagtaataattacAGTAGTACTGGTGGCGGCGGTAGTAGTACGTGGTGGTGGTGGTCGTAGTAGTAGTAGTGGTGATGGATGGTGACAGTAGTAGTGGTGGTAGTGGCAGTAATAGTGGGGGGTAGAGGTATTTGTGGTGCTAGtagtggtagtggtggtgggtggtgtgATAGTAGTATCACCGggcagtagtagtaataataataataacaacaacaattacaacaataattttaTATTACATCTATTAAAATTTTGTATTAAAAGTTTATACTGGACAATGTATAGTATTAGaagatttatataaaataatagtgatatatatatatatatatataatttgttaatcGCATTCATATTTACTTTTATACAAGTTACTCGTACTAATTATTAATACTGCATTCTATCAGGTAGGCTGATAAAACGAAACCTTAGCCCTTTATCTGTATGATCATTTTACTTTTTACGCTAATGTGTTACAGTACTATACCAATGTAACTATGTAAGTATATAACTAAGTATTGAAATCATTTTATTATCCGAGACACCCATCTAGTTTTTGAAATGAGGTTCATTCATATGGGTGATAACATTAATGAGCATTAATAGTATTTAATTATCCTTACTCACCTTAATTTATTTGAACATGTTCATGTCCTTTTTTAATCAATTATTCTCTGCGTTGGATCGTTTAATTTAATTTGATGCTCCCAACGGTCTTGTCTCATAATTATACAACTAATTCAAATTTTCAAATATATTTAGTTAttattgtttatttttatttttattttattatctatATTCATTGAACTTCAAACCACTATATATACATGCTAAACACCATTTTCAAGTTTTCTGATATAGCATACAAAAAAATGGGCAATTGTTCTTACAAAGGATTCGATACACGCCTTGACCCGATTCGGGTCATGAAACCCACGGGTCAAATATTAGCATTTAACGCCCCAAAATCCGTCTCAGAGATCGTTAAAAACCACCCGGGACATGGGATTTTCAGAAAAGATCAACTGTTGTTGCCATTAAACAACGACGTGTTACTAACCGGTGATCAAATATACTATCTGTTTCCTCTGGCTTCAGATGATCGAGCCCAAAAGACGTTGGGTCATTTAGAACCTGTTGGATTTGAAACCGAGCCTGTAAGAATGTCGACCAGTGCAGTAGCGTTGCAGCTTGTAGCGAAGAATTTATCAGACGGGTCGGGTTTTGAAGTGTTACCGGCGCCCAGAAAAGGTGTATGGAAAGTGAAACTGGTGATCGATACGAAACAGTTGGGAGATATATTGTCGGAGGAAGGGAACACTGAAGCGTTGATTGAGCAGATGCGTGTGGCGGCAGCTAGCTCGTTGAAGACGGTCCCACGTCGGAGCACGAGTTATTGGGGGGTTAAAGTGAAGCCGATTTTttgtaatgtgatgaatagaatgGTGACTGATGATAGTTCATCACCAAAATCAGTCACTTCATGGTTGCTGCAGCAGCAGCTTAAATAAGTTCTGTAGCAATATTGGATGGAACTCCTTATTCCAGTTTTTATGTAATTTGATGTTTTGTATTGAGTAATGAAGATCTAAAATTaacattttcatttttattttatttatagagACTTGTTCATCTATAAAACATTAGAAGTAATTATTTTTTGTCATAACCTTCAAGAAACCGTTTGAATACACATTATCTGCAAAATTTGGATGGAACCCTTAAATGTTGTGATTAATTCCATGGGAGATGCTTTATGCTGATGTAAAGAAGTTTCCGTTGGTGTTAAGCTTTTGTTAAAATGTAAGGTTGGGGGTTCAAGCCTCGTCAAGGGCATATTCGTGAATAAATTTGTATTCGGTGTGTGTTGCCGTTCTGAAAAAAATTTGGATCATAGAAACAGAGCATTCAACCTAAAGCTCAATTCAACAAAAAAGATTTGAATTTACTCGCATTTAATCGATCGATCAATATTGACCAGATAGTATCTTAATTTTGAAGGCTAAATTGAGATAAAAACATACATTATGAGTAAGAAAAAGGAAGAATCTAGTATAGTTTCAAAATAAATTACATCATTACTGACCACCAGTGGCAACCAAACCAGGTCAAGGCCTGTAACAAGTACCTGTCTAACTTCAATAATCTATATTGGATTAAGATCTTGATTCTTGGTTTAGTAGAAGCCTAAATGTGTACACATTTGCACACAATTGGAAGGTACAAAATGATCATCATAATAAATCTAGATTGACCTCCATAGATAGAGAGATTAATATACCAAGATCAAAATATCCAGAAGTAAACCCAATATATATTCAAGAGTTACTGCAATCCTACTATAAAAAGATCTGTACCATTTTCCGCCTTCCTTAAAAAGTAATCATCTAAATTCTAAATTCAATATGAATGAAGCCTATAAGTTTTCATATGTTACCCCGGTAAAGCTGGTTGATTAGCCACTTGACCTTCGGCACGCATCACGGAGCTATGATGATGAACCATGAACCACTGACCACTGTG
This window of the Rutidosis leptorrhynchoides isolate AG116_Rl617_1_P2 chromosome 7, CSIRO_AGI_Rlap_v1, whole genome shotgun sequence genome carries:
- the LOC139860442 gene encoding uncharacterized protein, producing the protein MGNCSYKGFDTRLDPIRVMKPTGQILAFNAPKSVSEIVKNHPGHGIFRKDQLLLPLNNDVLLTGDQIYYLFPLASDDRAQKTLGHLEPVGFETEPVRMSTSAVALQLVAKNLSDGSGFEVLPAPRKGVWKVKLVIDTKQLGDILSEEGNTEALIEQMRVAAASSLKTVPRRSTSYWGVKVKPIFCNVMNRMVTDDSSSPKSVTSWLLQQQLK